The following are encoded together in the Bacteroidales bacterium genome:
- the prfA gene encoding peptide chain release factor 1 yields MRKNMILDKLEGVLERFQDVEKKLSDPDEISNRDNYIKLNKEYKNLEPLIFSYKKYKNIIDNINSSKELLSEESDAEMRQMAKEEIDSLIQERDVLEEEIKVLLLPKDPEDDKNAIVEIRAGTGGDEASIFAGDLFRMYTKFCENKGWKIDINRITEGTQGGYKEIVMEITGNGVYGIMKYESGVHRVQRVPDTETQGRVHTSAASVAVLPEAEDIDVEINDADVRKDTYCSSGPGGQSVNTTYSAIRLTHIPSGLVVTCQDEKSQIKNLKKAMKELKTRLYNLEYQKYLDKISSKRKTMVSSGDRSAKIRTYNYPQGRVTDHRIKLTLYNLQSIMDGDISEIIEKLQIAENAEKLKEKGMK; encoded by the coding sequence ATGCGTAAGAACATGATTTTAGATAAATTAGAAGGCGTTTTAGAAAGGTTTCAAGATGTTGAAAAAAAACTTTCAGATCCTGATGAGATATCAAACAGAGACAACTATATTAAATTAAATAAAGAATATAAAAACCTCGAACCTTTAATTTTTTCATATAAGAAATATAAAAACATTATTGATAATATTAATTCATCAAAAGAATTATTGTCAGAAGAAAGCGATGCCGAAATGCGACAAATGGCAAAAGAAGAGATAGATTCTCTGATACAAGAGCGAGATGTCTTGGAAGAAGAAATAAAAGTTTTGCTTTTGCCGAAAGATCCTGAAGATGACAAAAATGCCATTGTTGAAATCCGTGCAGGAACGGGAGGAGATGAAGCAAGCATTTTTGCAGGAGATTTATTCAGAATGTACACTAAATTTTGCGAAAATAAAGGCTGGAAAATAGATATAAACAGAATAACAGAAGGAACACAAGGGGGTTATAAAGAAATTGTTATGGAAATAACGGGAAACGGTGTTTACGGTATAATGAAATATGAATCCGGAGTACATCGTGTTCAAAGAGTTCCCGATACCGAAACACAAGGTCGAGTTCACACTTCAGCTGCATCAGTTGCAGTTTTACCTGAGGCAGAAGATATTGATGTTGAAATAAATGATGCTGATGTAAGAAAAGATACTTACTGTTCTTCCGGTCCGGGAGGCCAATCCGTAAATACAACTTATTCTGCTATTCGTTTAACTCATATTCCTTCGGGTTTAGTTGTAACATGCCAAGATGAAAAATCGCAAATTAAAAACTTAAAAAAGGCCATGAAAGAATTAAAAACAAGGCTTTATAATTTAGAATATCAAAAATATTTAGATAAAATTTCTTCTAAAAGAAAAACAATGGTTTCATCGGGTGACAGGTCTGCAAAAATCAGAACTTATAATTATCCGCAAGGACGGGTTACCGATCACAGAATTAAGTTGACTTTATACAATTTGCAAAGTATTATGGACGGAGATATAAGTGAAATAATTGAAAAACTTCAAATTGCCGAAAATGCCGAAAAACTTAAAGAAAAAGGAATGAAATAG
- a CDS encoding Bax inhibitor-1/YccA family protein encodes MRFGKSSNPVLSKKRFENTQVFAQTSSEPMTLNGTLNKTLILFGLLLVTGTFAWNLTKTASFNPMVLIIGGAIGGLVLAIFTVMKPEKSPITAPIYALLEGLFVGALSAMYDTFLDGIVMQAIGLTLSILFIMLVLYRSGILKATPKFKKGVFIATGGVAFFYIINLIAGFMGGGISLFNLGWTGIGISLVIVVIAAMNLIIDFDMIETGINSGQPKYIEWYASFGLMVTLIWLYIEILRLLALLANRS; translated from the coding sequence ATGAGATTCGGAAAATCATCAAACCCGGTTCTGTCAAAAAAACGTTTTGAGAACACGCAAGTTTTTGCTCAAACAAGTTCTGAGCCAATGACTTTAAACGGAACTCTTAACAAAACTTTAATTTTGTTCGGATTACTGTTAGTTACGGGAACATTTGCTTGGAACTTAACAAAAACAGCATCCTTTAATCCTATGGTTTTAATTATTGGGGGAGCAATAGGCGGATTAGTTCTTGCAATATTTACGGTTATGAAGCCGGAAAAATCTCCGATTACTGCTCCGATATATGCTTTGCTCGAAGGGCTTTTTGTGGGAGCTTTATCTGCAATGTATGACACTTTTTTAGACGGAATAGTAATGCAGGCAATAGGCTTAACTTTGTCCATCTTATTCATTATGCTTGTTCTTTACAGAAGCGGAATTTTAAAAGCTACCCCGAAATTTAAAAAAGGTGTTTTTATTGCTACCGGAGGTGTTGCATTTTTCTATATTATTAACTTAATTGCAGGTTTTATGGGTGGCGGAATTTCCCTGTTTAATCTTGGCTGGACGGGAATAGGCATTTCTTTAGTTATTGTAGTAATTGCAGCAATGAATTTGATAATTGATTTTGACATGATTGAAACCGGAATAAATTCGGGTCAACCTAAATATATTGAATGGTATGCAAGTTTCGGACTAATGGTAACTTTAATTTGGCTTTATATTGAAATTTTAAGGTTATTAGCTTTACTTGCAAACAGAAGTTAA